In the Verrucomicrobiia bacterium genome, ACGAACGCGCCGTACGGCACGAGGTTGACCACCTTGCCCTTGACCTTGGTGCCGACCGGGAACTTGTTCTCGATCGCGTCCCAAGGATTCGCGCTCTTCTGCTTCAGGCCCAGGCTCACGCGTTCCTTCTCGCGATTGATATCGAGAACGACCACGTCCAGCTCCTGACCCACCTTGAGCAGTTCGCTCGGATGACCGATGCGACCCCAGGACATATCCGTGATATGCAGCAAGCCGTCCAGACCGTTGAGGTCGATGAACGCGCCGAAGTCCGTGATATTCTTGACCGTGCCCTTGCGGATATCGCCCGGGACCATTTCGGACAACAACGCCGAACGGCGGTTGTTGCGCTCGGCCTCGATCAATTCGCGGCGGGACAGTACGACGTTCTGACGGTCCTGATTGATCTTAACGACCTTGAATTCGTAAGTATTGCCCACGAAGATCGCGAGATTCTTCGGCGGCACGATGTCCACTTGGGACGCCGGGAGGAACGCTTCCACACCGATGTTGACCAAGAGACCGCCCTTGACCACAGCCTTGACCTTGCCGGTGACCGTGATGCCTTCGTTGGCGGTGTTGACGATCTTTTCCCAGTTCTGTTTGAACTCGGCTTTTTCCTTCGACAAGACGACCATGCCGTCCTTGTCTTCGAGGCGTTCGATCAAGACGTCGATCTTGTCGCCCACCTTGACCACTTTGATGTCATCGAACTCATTGGCCGGGATGACACCTTCGCTCTTATAACCGATGTCCACGAGCACTTCCTTCGGGCGGACTTCGATGATTGTACCTTTGACGATTTCCTCGGCAGCAAAACGCATCGAATGCTGCTTCAGAGCTTCTTCCATCGTTAACATAACAATGTAATACTGACTGACTTGGGGACTAACAGGGAGGAGTATCCAGAAAAGGCGACGAAAGCGCCTTGAGAGGACTCCGATTGCCTAATTACTGACCGAACGTTGCGTGGCAACGGAGGGTTAGAGGTTAGGTTACCTGGTTGACTTATTTTTCTCAGCCTTAATGAACATCCGCACACGCGGCGTTCAGGCAAGGAGCGATAGTATAGACCGGGGAAGGCTATGCAAGGGCCATTTTAACCCCTCGTAGCCGCCGAGATATGGAGGCGGAACCGACCTATCCGTGGGTTTGTGCCAAGCAAGTGATCTCAACCAACCGCCCCATCGGATCCCGCAAATACGCTGAACGCCCCCAGTCATAATCCTTGGGGGGATAAGCGATGCTCAATCCCTTCCCGGCCAGTTCTGCCACCGCCGCATCCACATCCGCTACGCCATAAGCCTGATGATCCTCACACGGCAAATCATCAGGTCCGGGCACGTACCTTTGATGGATGAGCATCGTCAACCCGGAGTGATGGAAAGTGGCGATCGTATCGTCACTATACGTCGGTTCGATGCCCAGAAACTGCCGGTAAAACTGGACCATCGCCGGCACGTCCTCCACAAACCGCGCGATTTCCACAAGCCTGGCCGGTTGATTAAGCGGAAGGTTCATGCTTCAAATCTTTACTAAAGTGTCCAAGCCAGCGCCATCACACAATTATAGGTTCCACTTCCTCACCATCTCCTCAAACCCCACCGGCACATACTCCCCCTCATTCACAAAACCCGCACCCGCACCGCCACCGGCATTCACTACCTTCGTCTTAATGCCCGTTCCCATGCCCAGCCGCGAAATCTTCAAGTCCGCAATCTTATCCTCAATCCGCACAGCCACCGCGGAATCGTAAACCGCACAATCACTGATCGATACCAGCGCCCCACCGTAATCCCCAGTGCCACCACGCAGGCGCAGGCAGATCTCATTATCGCGGAACAGACACCGCTCCACCTTTACCTCCACATGATTCTTCAGGTTCAACGCCGCCAGATTCTCGATCTGCCCCGGCTGATTCCACCCGTAAAACACACAATGGCTCACCGTGATCCGGCTGCGGGGATTCTTCACTGATTGCTTCGTATCCAGCGCATTCTCACCCGGACGCTCGCCTTTCTTGAAACCCGCCGCATCCTCCGGCAACGGTCCGTTCCAAAACGTGCAATTCTCGATCAACACATTGTCCCACGGCCCGCGACCCGGATCGAACTGCACCGAATCACCGGACGTATAATAGATCTCGCAATTCCGTATCACCAGATTCTGCGGCCGCCCCGTGATCCCATGCGCATCCTGCTGATCCTTGAACGTCCCATTCAGCAGATGATGGATCTTGCACGACTCGATCACCACATTCGTCGCATACACTGTGATGCCGTTATGCCTCCCATTCAGTATCTCGCAATTTCGCAACGTGACATTATCCGCCGTGATCTTCACCAAGTTCGCCGCCGCCCACTTCCCATCCACCAGAATATTTTCATAAACCCCCGGCTTATCGATTACCAACCGCTCCACCTTGCGCGGACTCTCCTTGCAACCCACCTTACCTCGCACACCCGCCACATTCTCCGCCCCCTGCAAATGATCCGTGAACACAATGAAAACCAATCCAAGCAGAGCAGGGGATAACCAACGGGTGAACATGGGCGAATACTTTCACACTGAGAATGGAACGCAAGTTTCGGGATACGGATGAAATAATATTCAATCTGCTTTCGAATTGCAGGTGACTAATAAAACGCACGTAACGCTTACCACCCTCGCCCCTTGGAGGGGAGAGGGCCAGGGTGAGGGGTGCCGGGATGTCGTCTGAACACAGAAATGCAATTCCTATTAGAGCTTCGGATTTGGAGCTTCTTTTGAGCTTTGAGCTTTGAATTTGGAGTTTTTCTCTCCTACACTCCCCCGCATGACCCGTTTCGCTTTCCTTATCGCTTTGTCCGCGGCTGTCATCGTGTCTTTGGCATCTGCGCAAACCACTTTCGCCCAAGCCGCGCGCACCTACACCTTCGGCATGATCGCCAAGTCCCAAGGCAACCCATTCTTCGAAGCCGCCAGGGCAGGAGCTAATGACGCCGCCAAGGAACTCGCCGCCAAGCACGGCATCAAGATCAAGATCGACTGGCGCACGCCGAATGAAGAGGACGCGCAGAAACAGGCCGAATACATCGAGCAACTCGTCCTCAATGGCGCGGACGGCATCATCATCAGCTGCTCAGACGCGATCAAACTCACCGACGCCATCAACAAAGCCGTAAAGAACGGCGTGCCCGTGCTGACCTTCTCCGGCGATGCCCCGAACAGCCAGCGCTTCGTCTCTGTGGGTATCGATGACTTCGAATGCGGTAAGGCCACCTTTGAATCCCTCGCCAAATTGCTGAACGGTAAAGGCGTCGTCGCCGCCATCGATGGCAACCCGAACGCCGCGAACCTCCAACAACGCGCCGCCGGTTTCCGCGCCGGTGCGAAGGCCTATCCCGGCATCCGCATCGTGGACATCTTCTATCATAAGGAAACGCCGCAAGACGCCGTCGCCCGCATCGAGCAAGTCATGCAGGCAAACCCGGACATCACCGGCTGGGGTTTCCTCGGCGGCTGGCCGCTCTTCACGGATAACGCCCTGAAATGGCCCGCTGGCACCGTGAAATGCGTCTCCGTCGATGCCCTCCCGCAACAACTCGGCTACGTCCGCAGCGGCCATGTGCAGCTACTCCTCGGCCAGGACGTCTACAACTACGGCTGGCGCTCCGTGGAACACCTCGTGAACAAACTGCACCTGAAGAAGAATCCCGCAAAGGCCATCGACAACACCCAGCTCATGGAAGTGAAGAAAGAGAATGTAG is a window encoding:
- a CDS encoding substrate-binding domain-containing protein — translated: MTRFAFLIALSAAVIVSLASAQTTFAQAARTYTFGMIAKSQGNPFFEAARAGANDAAKELAAKHGIKIKIDWRTPNEEDAQKQAEYIEQLVLNGADGIIISCSDAIKLTDAINKAVKNGVPVLTFSGDAPNSQRFVSVGIDDFECGKATFESLAKLLNGKGVVAAIDGNPNAANLQQRAAGFRAGAKAYPGIRIVDIFYHKETPQDAVARIEQVMQANPDITGWGFLGGWPLFTDNALKWPAGTVKCVSVDALPQQLGYVRSGHVQLLLGQDVYNYGWRSVEHLVNKLHLKKNPAKAIDNTQLMEVKKENVEQIAKQWEKWLPK
- a CDS encoding right-handed parallel beta-helix repeat-containing protein, which produces MFTRWLSPALLGLVFIVFTDHLQGAENVAGVRGKVGCKESPRKVERLVIDKPGVYENILVDGKWAAANLVKITADNVTLRNCEILNGRHNGITVYATNVVIESCKIHHLLNGTFKDQQDAHGITGRPQNLVIRNCEIYYTSGDSVQFDPGRGPWDNVLIENCTFWNGPLPEDAAGFKKGERPGENALDTKQSVKNPRSRITVSHCVFYGWNQPGQIENLAALNLKNHVEVKVERCLFRDNEICLRLRGGTGDYGGALVSISDCAVYDSAVAVRIEDKIADLKISRLGMGTGIKTKVVNAGGGAGAGFVNEGEYVPVGFEEMVRKWNL
- a CDS encoding 30S ribosomal protein S1, which gives rise to MLTMEEALKQHSMRFAAEEIVKGTIIEVRPKEVLVDIGYKSEGVIPANEFDDIKVVKVGDKIDVLIERLEDKDGMVVLSKEKAEFKQNWEKIVNTANEGITVTGKVKAVVKGGLLVNIGVEAFLPASQVDIVPPKNLAIFVGNTYEFKVVKINQDRQNVVLSRRELIEAERNNRRSALLSEMVPGDIRKGTVKNITDFGAFIDLNGLDGLLHITDMSWGRIGHPSELLKVGQELDVVVLDINREKERVSLGLKQKSANPWDAIENKFPVGTKVKGKVVNLVPYGAFVELEPGVEGLVHVTELSWTKRIAKPSDVLKVDQEIEAVVLGINREEQKISLGVRQLETNPWDQAVTKYPVGTKIKGKVRNLTSYGAFVELEEGLDGMVHVSDISWTRKINHPSEVLKKGDEVEAVVLELDKGNQRISLGVKQLGEDPWSNIDKFYKVGDLVTGKVTKLASFGAFVGLAHDIDGLVHISQVSEERVDKIKNVLKVDQDVTARVIKIDKADRRIGLSIKAANYSTEQLKEEQKLLDQLKPGEDLVALQHAFDAADEARRDDE
- a CDS encoding VOC family protein; the encoded protein is MNLPLNQPARLVEIARFVEDVPAMVQFYRQFLGIEPTYSDDTIATFHHSGLTMLIHQRYVPGPDDLPCEDHQAYGVADVDAAVAELAGKGLSIAYPPKDYDWGRSAYLRDPMGRLVEITCLAQTHG